A portion of the Cervus elaphus chromosome X, mCerEla1.1, whole genome shotgun sequence genome contains these proteins:
- the LOC122690533 gene encoding LOW QUALITY PROTEIN: melanoma-associated antigen B4-like (The sequence of the model RefSeq protein was modified relative to this genomic sequence to represent the inferred CDS: inserted 1 base in 1 codon): MSGFGKSQDEDHPPRQTGNSGSSPVVSASSWQNIGKRGGGLRGELGAWCPPCLPSCPHSHLRTLTCVTMPRRHKNKYHAHGKRHQVRGDTQEAQASAAAAPGEECPSSPSSVPKGSPPSTPDTGNPQELQGAMAPSSPDAGPTCVESDEGAQGPEEESAGASQAAPAMESTLKDPLARKAKMLVEFLLEKYIKKEPITQKALMKVVSRKYRQHFPEILRIASERVELVFGLELKEVDRSKNIYVLISKLSIGGNEGPNDEGGVPKSGLLMLLLGVIFMNGNRATEEEVWEFLNILGIYAGRRHWIFGEPRRLITKDLVQKEYLNYRQVPNSDPPRYEFLWGPRACAETSKMKVLEVLAKILHSVPSSFPDLYEEALRDQAERAGPRGAARTPTMAXASAPSRAKSCSSSHI, encoded by the exons ATGTCAGGGTTTGGGAAGAGTCAGGATGAGGACCATCCTCCCCGACAAACGGGCAACTCAGGATCCTCCCCTGTGGTCAGCGCTTCCTCCTGGCAAAACATCGGGAAGAGGGGCGGCGGTCTGAGAGGGGAGCTTGGAGCCTG GTGCCCTCCTTGCCTGCCTTCCTGCCCGCACTCCCACCTGCGGACCCTGACCTGTGTCACCATGCCTCGGAGGCACAAGAACAAGTACCATGCCCACGGGAAACGCCACCAGGTCCGGGGGGACACTCAGGAGGCCCAGGCCAGTGCTGCTGCAGCCCCAGGAGAGGagtgcccctcctccccctcttctGTCCCTAAGGGTTCTCCCCCGAGCACCCCTGATACTGGCAATCCCCAGGAGCTTCAGGGAGCCATGGCCCCTAGCTCTCCTGATGCAGGGCCTACCTGTGTAGAATCTGATGAAGGTGCCCAGGGCCCAGAGGAGGAAAGTGCAGGTGCTTCCCAGGCGGCGCCTGCCATGGAGAGCACTCTCAAAGATCCTCTGGCCAGGAAGGCCAAGATGCTGGTGGAATTCCTGCTGGAGAAATACATCAAGAAGGAGCCCATCACGCAGAAGGCCCTGATGAAGGTCGTCAGCAGGAAGTACAGGCAGCACTTCCCCGAAATCCTCAGGATAGCCTCTGAGCGCGTGGAGCTGGTGTTTGGCCTGGAGCTGAAGGAAGTCGACCGCAGCAAGAACATCTACGTCCTCATCAGCAAGCTCAGCATCGGGGGCAACGAAGGTCCAAATGATGAGGGTGGGGTTCCCAAGTCTGGTCTCCTCATGTTGCTCCTGGGGGTCATCTTCATGAATGGTAACCGGGCCACCGAGGAGGAGGTCTGGGAATTCCTCAATATCTTAGGAATCTACGCTGGGAGGAGGCACTGGATCTTTGGGGAGCCCAGGAGGCTCATCACCAAAGATCTGGTGCAGAAGGAATACCTGAACTACCGCCAGGTGCCCAATAGTGATCCTCcacgctatgagttcctgtggggcccGAGAGCTTGTGCTGAGACCAGTAAGATGAAGGTACTGGAGGTTCTGGCCAAGATCCTCCATTCGGTCCCTAGTTCCTTCCCAGACCTCTATGAGGAGGCTCTGAGAGATCAGGCAGAGAGAGCAGGGCCGAGAGGCGCGGCCAGGACCCCAACCATGG AGGCCAGTGCCCCTTCCAGGGCCAAGTCCTGCAGCTCCTCCCACATCTAG